The Nostoc sp. PCC 7524 nucleotide sequence TATTCTACCGCCCCTAAGATGGTGGGAGGACTATATTCTCAAGAAAATCAATAAAAAGTTGATCAGAGTAGGATTTCGCGGGGGTAAGTGCGATCGCTTGAAGCCATACAGCAAGTTGCAGCTAAATAACAAGGCTTTTGGGAAACGCATATTTAATTTCTGGAAATCGTGAAAATTAGCGGTATTCAGATCCCCGACGTAATTTGAGAAGTCGGGGATATTGTTGCTCACGCATAATTTATGACTGCTATATATCGACAATAATTTTATTGAACTTGTCGATTTAATTTTTAAATTAATTGCCTCATGTTTACTTATCAAATAAACGTGAATAAGCTCATCTATTTTCTTATATTACTTTAATAACCTCCTCTTAACCTAAATCAACTCAATTTATTTTCCGTACTATCACAGAAGTCTTCAAAATTATTCAGACTTATAATTTTTGTCGTATCGCCAACAAATATTAATTTTTGTCTAAAAATACAGCTATGAAACGGCGTAATTTAATTAAGTATTCATTCTTGTTTATTACTGGCTGTACAGCAAGTACAAGTGCTATTAATAATGGTTCCGAACAATCATCTAAGTTACCTAAAGCCCTAAAGTTTGCTGTTACAGATGTGACTGGAATTGAAGATTTAAAAAGAGATTTTGGAGAATTTTGTACGGTTTTAGAAGCAATATTAGGCATTAAAATAGAATTATTCCCTGTAGAAAACCCCACAGCAGCAGCACCAGCCTTATTATCAGGGAATTTAGATATTGCATTTGCAGGACCATCAGAGTACCTAATTTTACATTCTAGGGCTAAAGCAGTTCCTGTAGTTGGAGTTAAACGTAAAAATTACCATCCTATTTTTGTTGTGCGTGCAGATAGCAACATTAAAACATTAGATCAATTAAAAGGCAAAACAATTGCTATGCGTAAAATAGGCTCAACTTCTGGACATATTGCACCTACCAGTTTACTAATAGAAGCAGGATTAGATCCCAAAACTGATTTCAAAACTGTCATGTTAGATAACAAAGGAGGAAAAGCCTTAAAAACAGGTGAAGTCGATGCTTGGGCTTTATCATCTGATAGATACAAAAATGTTCTAGAATCTGAAGGTTTATTAGATACAGATTTTAAAATAATCCTCAAAGGACCGGAACTACCCAGCGATGTCTTTGTTGTTAGTAATCAATTAGCATCTAGCTTTGTAGAAAACCTGCGATCGCAGATGCTGAAAAATCAAGATAAACTCATTCAAAGTATGGTAACTGCTCAGGCTAATCGTAAGTATGTAGGCAGTCAAATGACTATAGCAAATGATGCTGATTATAATATGATTCGTGAAGTTTATCAAAAGATTGGACAAGACAGTTTCTTAAAATAGCGTAATAGTGTCCGCCTTAAATTAATGATAGATATTAGCTTCAATAAATTAAGAAATAATTGTCTGCGTTTAGTAAGTGGTTTTAGCTATAATTGGAGTATCACTAAAAAAATTGGTTATAGCTATACTATTGTTATTGGCACTACTTTAATAGGCATAATTAGCGGTTCATTGATTGCATACTATTATGAACTAGCCGCTTACAAAAAATTAAACTTATCTTATCAGCAGCAATATCTTTTAAAAGATTTAGAGAATGATGTAACAAGAGCTAGATTACATCCTCAAAGATTATTTAGCGTTCTAGAAGATTCAGTTTGGTTAGAGTTTGAAAAAAATAGATTTTTGACAGATGTTAATCATATTAAGCAGCAATTATCCGAAATAGAGAACTTTGCTAATAATCATTCCCAAGATTTAGCAACGGATTTTCAAACTTTCCATAATCTATTAAAAGCATATAAAGAAAATATAGAATTATATAATAAAAATATTCAACACCTCTGGAAAGAAATAGAATCCATAGAATCAAATGATTTACCCTTAAACAAGCTCTTATCTTTTCTGAAAGAAAAGGAAATTATTAATATTGATGTTACATTTGAGCAAAAATCAGATGAATTAACTCAAATGATTATCTATGCAGAAAAACAACAACAGCAAGCCAGTAAGAGTTTTAATGATGCCAGGAATTTAAGATTACAGTTGGTTGGTATCAGTATATTATTATCTACTGCGATCGCAGCAATGATTGCTTTGTTAACCAGTCGTTTAATTGCTCGTCCCCTACAATCAGTGACAAACATTGCCAAAAAAATTACTCAAGAATCAAATTTTCGACTCAGAGCTAAGATTAGTAGTCATGATGAAATAGGAACTCTAGCAAATTCTTTAAATCAATTAGTAGAATGGGTGGGAGATTATACGGAAGCTTTGGAAATTTCACGCCAAACTTTAGAGCAACGCGTAGAAGAACGTACTCATGAACTGCAACAAGCTCAACATACTTTAGAACAGCGAGTAGAAGAACGTACTCAAGAATTAAAAATAACACTAAAAGAATTACAAGAAACCCAAGGACAACTTATTCAAACAGAAAAAATGTCATCCCTTGGGCAAATGGTTGCAGGTATAGCCCACGAAATTAATAATCCTGTTAATTTTATTTATGGCAATATTGAATGTGCAGATGGTTATATCAAGGATTTACTACATTTAGTAAACTTATATCAGCAACAGTATCCTGATCCAGATTTTATCATTGCAGATACAATAGAAGAAATTGACCTCAACTTTATTAGCAAAGATTTAGTAAATCTCCTCGCTTCTATGAAAATGGGCGCTCAACGTATCAGAGAAATTGTCTTATCTCTGCGTAACTTCTCCCGTTTAGATGAAGCTGATATGAAAGATGTAGATATTCATGAAGGTATTGATAATACTCTCTTAATTCTTAATTATCGGTTGAAATTAGGAGTTGAAGTAATTAAAGAATATGGAAAATTACCATTAATTGAATGTTATCCAGCGCAACTCAACCAAGTTTTTATGAATATCATTAGTAATGCAATAGATGCTTTACTAGATTACAGTAACCAAGTTAACAAACAAATTACTATATTGACAACTAAATTAGATCACAACCATATCAAAGTACAAATTCATGATAACGGGCCGGGAATTCCACCAGAGATTATCAAAAGATTGTTTGATCCTTTTTTCACAACTAAGCCAGTCGGCAAAGGTACAGGTTTAGGCTTGAGTATATGCTACAAAATCATTGAAAAACACCAAGGTAAAATAGAAGTATTATCTGAACCATCTCAAGGTACTGACTTTATAATTATCTTGCCCATTAAAACAGAACTTAATTAGTAACCTAATTAATGTTTGCTATTAAAAAGAGCAAAAGCTTATAATTCAGGACTTACGCAGGTGTCACACTCAACCTATCTTGTAGGGTGCGCCAGTTGCATAAGTCCTATAATTGTAGACTAACTTAGTTCTATGTCTTAACTTACCAATCTACCGTGTACACACAATGACCATATATTTTTATACCGTTAATGAACAGTATGGTTGTTTCTCCAACTTCTCTGCCCACGGATTTGTGTTGGATGATTTATATTGGTATACGAGCGAACACTATTTTCAAGCCCAAAAGTTTGTAGGTACGCTTCATGTAGAACAAATTCGCCTAGCGAAAACTCCCAAACAAGCAGCCAATATGGGACGTGAAAGAAAACGTCCTCTACGTCCTGACTGGGAACAAGTAAAAGATAATATCATGAGGGAAGCGGTGTTATGCAAATTTGCTACCCATGCAGATATTAAAGAAATTTTACTTGCCACTGGTAATGAGGAAATTGTTGAGAATTCACCCATTGACTATTACTGGGGTTGCGGTGCTGATGGTAGTGGTAAAAATATGTTGGGCATAATTTTAATGGAAGTGAGAGAAATACTGCGAACAACAGACAACACCAAAGTCAGAAACACTACTGTACATTAATATTTTTAGGGTTAATGCTTGTTATTACAAAATGTTAAGATAGTTTAATCGCCAAAAGCTGTTTCTATCAAGAAAATTAATATTTATACTCAGACACTTTGGTTAGATAAACTGCCATTAATGAGTTATTAGCTTTATTTATTTTCTCCTTATATATGCCTACTTAATATATATGTAAAGTATATTCGTTGGAGTAGCTGGCAAATATTTCCTTATAGGAGTAAAGAAATTATGACTTCACTAGCTCATGACAAGAGATATTGTAAGTGGTTCTGGGATGAAACCCTTGGCGGAGAGTTTGATACTTGGGGTACCAGCACCTACTTTATGGAAGTGACGGCAGTAGAGAATGATTTATATGCTACCAGACAAATAGAAGTTTATGAGAATGGCAACGTCTTATCCTATGACTACAAGCATTTTGCAGATAGCTATGGGATGTTATGCGATAAACCGCTAGAAAAAAAGGATTTACAAGAATTTGGTATTACTCAGGCAGAATTTGAAGAAGTGTGGAATACTAAAACACCGATGAATAGATGAAACTGGCTGAATTAATCTCACAACCTCGATATTCTTAATGAGTTGGAGTCCAACTGCGTTTAGCAGTCCAATGGCGATCGCTTGATTGATAAACCTGCAATCCAACTAAACCAGCTGTAGTAATTAGCTGATTCACCTCATCTAAAGTCAGTGCAGCATGAAGAGAATCTCGAAATAATTTCTTTTGATCGTCGTTGTATTCGTTACCAATGCTTGTCACTAAAGCATTGATAGTTGCTTCATCCTGTGGACGAAATAAATCGCGCAGAAAAATTCCGCCGTTTGGTTTGGTAACGCGCTGTAATTCTTTAAAGAACAGCAGGGGATTGGGTAAATGGTGGACAAGACTATTAGAGACAACCAAATCAAAAATGTCATCCCCATAAGGTAAGTTTTTCGCATCTACCAATTCCAGGCGAATTTGTGATTGCAAACCAGCCTGCTGCACATTATTGGCAGCAATTTGCAACATATTTTTAGCCATATCAATAGCAATAAATTGCCACTGAGGACGGATTTTACACATCAAAATAGGAATCCTACCAGGGCCAGTACCAGCATCTAACACCAGTCCTTGTGCTGGCGGGCCGAGAATAACGGCTTCTTCCGCAAAAGCAGTATTTACTTCTGTGAAATCCATAGCATCATACTCAATTGCTTCTTCCCAGCTATCCATCACTTCTGGTTCTAATTTTCTCTGCATTGCTAATCCTTCAATGTCTGATTGAGTATGAGTCAAGCAATTTTGGATTTTAGATTTGCGATAGCGTAGCGTAAAGCCTGCGGCATAGCTGCGCTTAGAGCGACTGTGCGTAGCGTCTTTTAGATTAAATCCAAAATTTCAAATCCAAAATCCAAAATTCTGTGGGACGGGGCTTGTACCCCTAATAATCCAAAATCCAAAATCCAAAATCTAAAATTCGGAGGGTCAACTCCATGCCCAATGCCCCACCTTTGTGAAATGAATCATTAATTTTTGGGAACACTATAGGTATCTCCTCAGTTAACAGGAATTGGTCAATGTCACAAGGTGAATGGAACAATAACATTAAAAATACAGTTCCTGTGGAAGTTGCAAACTATTTGAAACAAGTCAAACGCAACACAATTACCCATGAATTTGACCAAGGTTTGCCGGAGGAATTACTACAGGCTCAAGAGAGTGACAATCAATTATCAAAAGCATACCAGTTATTGCGGCAAGGTGTTCAATACCAGCAAGCTGGGGATGTAATGGCAGCGATGAAATTGTTCCAGCAATCCCTAGAGATGTTTCAACTGGCTGGAAATGTGCAACAACAAGAGCAAGTGCTGTCTTTGTTAGCACTACTAGCTTACACTTCTGGGGATTATAAAAGTGTTATTACTTACGCGCAAAAGTGTTTAGCTTTACAGGGTACATCAGACCTATCAGTACGGATGCAAGTGCTTTCCCATTTGGGTAATGCTTACCGTCACCTGAATAACTATAACCAAGCGATGGAATTTCTAGAAGAGTGCTTGCAATTAACTCAACAGCTACAAGATAAACGCAGTCAAGTTGCCGCCTTGAATAATTTGGGATTGGTGTATAAAGCTACAGGTAACTTAACACGAGCAATTGGATATCAAGAGCAAAGCTTAGAAATTGTCCAGGAATTGCGAGATAACTGGGGTGTTGAACAAGTTTTAAAGAATTTAGGTAATGCTTGGTATGCCTTGGACAACTACCCAAAGGCGATCGCTTATTATGAAAAGTGCGTCAAAATAGCTCTTTCCCTGAATAATCCTCGTAGTGCTGCCCAGGTACTAAAAAATCTGGGTAATGCTTGCTATGCCATAGGCAATTACGCCAAAGCGATTAAGTATTATGAGAAGCGTTTACAGTTAGCCAAACAACTCAAAGATCAGCGTAGTGAAGAACAGACCCTTGCTAGCCTCGGTGTCGCTTGTGAAGCTTTAGGCGACCACAGCAGAGCAATT carries:
- a CDS encoding NADAR family protein; the protein is MTIYFYTVNEQYGCFSNFSAHGFVLDDLYWYTSEHYFQAQKFVGTLHVEQIRLAKTPKQAANMGRERKRPLRPDWEQVKDNIMREAVLCKFATHADIKEILLATGNEEIVENSPIDYYWGCGADGSGKNMLGIILMEVREILRTTDNTKVRNTTVH
- a CDS encoding class I SAM-dependent methyltransferase yields the protein MQRKLEPEVMDSWEEAIEYDAMDFTEVNTAFAEEAVILGPPAQGLVLDAGTGPGRIPILMCKIRPQWQFIAIDMAKNMLQIAANNVQQAGLQSQIRLELVDAKNLPYGDDIFDLVVSNSLVHHLPNPLLFFKELQRVTKPNGGIFLRDLFRPQDEATINALVTSIGNEYNDDQKKLFRDSLHAALTLDEVNQLITTAGLVGLQVYQSSDRHWTAKRSWTPTH
- a CDS encoding sensor histidine kinase; this translates as MIDISFNKLRNNCLRLVSGFSYNWSITKKIGYSYTIVIGTTLIGIISGSLIAYYYELAAYKKLNLSYQQQYLLKDLENDVTRARLHPQRLFSVLEDSVWLEFEKNRFLTDVNHIKQQLSEIENFANNHSQDLATDFQTFHNLLKAYKENIELYNKNIQHLWKEIESIESNDLPLNKLLSFLKEKEIINIDVTFEQKSDELTQMIIYAEKQQQQASKSFNDARNLRLQLVGISILLSTAIAAMIALLTSRLIARPLQSVTNIAKKITQESNFRLRAKISSHDEIGTLANSLNQLVEWVGDYTEALEISRQTLEQRVEERTHELQQAQHTLEQRVEERTQELKITLKELQETQGQLIQTEKMSSLGQMVAGIAHEINNPVNFIYGNIECADGYIKDLLHLVNLYQQQYPDPDFIIADTIEEIDLNFISKDLVNLLASMKMGAQRIREIVLSLRNFSRLDEADMKDVDIHEGIDNTLLILNYRLKLGVEVIKEYGKLPLIECYPAQLNQVFMNIISNAIDALLDYSNQVNKQITILTTKLDHNHIKVQIHDNGPGIPPEIIKRLFDPFFTTKPVGKGTGLGLSICYKIIEKHQGKIEVLSEPSQGTDFIIILPIKTELN
- a CDS encoding tetratricopeptide repeat protein, encoding MSQGEWNNNIKNTVPVEVANYLKQVKRNTITHEFDQGLPEELLQAQESDNQLSKAYQLLRQGVQYQQAGDVMAAMKLFQQSLEMFQLAGNVQQQEQVLSLLALLAYTSGDYKSVITYAQKCLALQGTSDLSVRMQVLSHLGNAYRHLNNYNQAMEFLEECLQLTQQLQDKRSQVAALNNLGLVYKATGNLTRAIGYQEQSLEIVQELRDNWGVEQVLKNLGNAWYALDNYPKAIAYYEKCVKIALSLNNPRSAAQVLKNLGNACYAIGNYAKAIKYYEKRLQLAKQLKDQRSEEQTLASLGVACEALGDHSRAITYYEARLLLARSLKDRRVEEQTLSSLKIACYALGDYAKAMQYQQETGDR
- the phnD gene encoding phosphate/phosphite/phosphonate ABC transporter substrate-binding protein; this encodes MSKNTAMKRRNLIKYSFLFITGCTASTSAINNGSEQSSKLPKALKFAVTDVTGIEDLKRDFGEFCTVLEAILGIKIELFPVENPTAAAPALLSGNLDIAFAGPSEYLILHSRAKAVPVVGVKRKNYHPIFVVRADSNIKTLDQLKGKTIAMRKIGSTSGHIAPTSLLIEAGLDPKTDFKTVMLDNKGGKALKTGEVDAWALSSDRYKNVLESEGLLDTDFKIILKGPELPSDVFVVSNQLASSFVENLRSQMLKNQDKLIQSMVTAQANRKYVGSQMTIANDADYNMIREVYQKIGQDSFLK